In the genome of Trichomycterus rosablanca isolate fTriRos1 chromosome 24, fTriRos1.hap1, whole genome shotgun sequence, one region contains:
- the LOC134301880 gene encoding inter-alpha-trypsin inhibitor heavy chain H3-like, whose amino-acid sequence MDRTTVLLTVLGFLLICVTSHPVNKQRDVDIYSFHINSTVTSRYAFTVITSRVANRLNESKEIHFQVKIPKNAFISRFRMTIDGKIYNGVVKEKEEAKQQYSEAVSRGESAGMVSSVGRTLEEFKTSVTVAAFSKVTFELTYEELLKRRLGQYELLINAQPMQPVADFKIDVYINERPGLSFLEVKGGLKTEDLSSAITSTQAVSTQEAWVNFYPTREQQIKCCGENGLNGDLIVAYDVKRQTTNGELKASNGYFVHYFAPTDIQRIPKNVVFVIDRSGSMSGRKMEQTRLALLKILGDLSTDDYFGLITFDSEIQEWKPELLQATERNMEQARAFVRKISARGGTDINDAVLKGVDMIKKYPREGTASILILLTDGDPTSGETNTNKIQRNIREAIGGKFPLYCLGFGYDVNFDFLDKMALENSGLARRIYEDSDADRQLQGFYEEVATPLLTDVQLKYSGAANLTKSSFSLYYNGSEIVVAGQITDNSLETFQTEVIGISKGSKVSYHDSISTKDVADAPPQNEDVVQRLWAYLTVKQLLESEVTLKGEEKEAARKKALELSLKYKFVTPLTSMVVTKPQEGETQVAHKPKEGEQSHKPPVRGHPGFPGLPGFPVLQGQPGPQGRPGLQGMPGMLGPPGPPALPGISGHLDLHEPEADEVAFDYAWFMPHPQPAQIPVRATTLPIVRNVRFLISAQPKPICYDAPVGHKLRLLFDPLSDFSMNGELSENGFQSIVIHYKTVTFNINPVESLYQGETSVKFIWGQQEPREHNTDGVSIFLRDNEIDVTMGPVRVVFLLHKRGGNAFLWPAVRQQPNNTNVQGILGKANLQIEELSESKIKIKDTEAQASRSQATDYRFSSAPDVECWLVPLRFALQGELSDHTVSHL is encoded by the exons ATGGATCGAACCACGGTCCTACTAACCGTCCTGGGATTCTTACTCATCTGTGTCACTTCACACCCTGTTAACAAG CAGCGAGACGTCGACATCTACAGCTTCCACATCAATTCTACGGTGACCAGCCGCTACGCCTTCACGGTCATCACTAGCCGCGTGGCCAACCGGCTCAATGAGTCCAAAGAAATTCATTTTCAGGTTAAAATCCCCAAGAATGCTTTCATCAGCAGGTTCAGAAT GACCATAGACGGGAAGATTTATAATGGCGTGGTGAAGGAGAAAGAAGAGGCGAAGCAGCAGTACAGTGAGGCCGTGTCTCGAGGAGAAAGTGCCGGGATGGTCAG TTCAGTAGGACGGACTCTGGAGGAGTTTAAAACTTCAGTGACGGTGGCCGCTTTCAGCAAAGTGACCTTTGAACTCACCTATGAGGAGCTGCTGAAGCGACGACTTGGTCAATACGAGCTGCTCATCAACGCTCAGCCCATGCAGCCGGTGGCAGATTTTAAG ATTGACGTTTACATAAACGAGCGTCCAGGTTTGTCCTTCCTGGAGGTGAAAGGAGGGTTGAAGACTGAAGATCTGTCCAGCGCGATCACCAGCACTCAGGCCGTGTCCACTCAAGAG GCGTGGGTGAACTTCTACCCCACTCGTGAGCAACAGATCAAGTGTTGTGGAGAGAACGGACTGAACGGCGACCTGATCGTAGCGTACGACGTGAAGAGACAAACGACCAACGGAGAGCTGAAG GCGTCAAACGGCTACTTCGTCCACTACTTTGCACCCACGGATATTCAGCGCATCCCCAAAAATGTGGTCTTTGTGATCGACCGAAGCGGCTCCATGAGTGGAAGGAAGATggagcag ACCCGCTTGGCACTGCTGAAGATTTTGGGAGATCTTTCTACAGATGACTATTTTGGCCTGATCACGTTTGATAGTGAGATCCAGGAGTGGAAGCCTGAACTCCTCCAGGCCACAGAGAGAAACATGGAGCAGGCGAGGGCTTTCGTAAGAAAGATTTCTGCTCGTGGAG GCACGGACATCAACGATGCAGTGCTGAAAGGTGTGGATATGATCAAGAAGTACCCGAGAGAAGGTACCGCCTCCATCCTCATCCTGCTGACCGATGGAGATCCCACTTCAg gtgaaacaaacacaaacaagatTCAGAGAAATATAAGGGAAGCCATCGGGGGTAAATTCCCTCTGTACTGCTTGGGCTTCGGATACGACGTGAACTTCGATTTCCTGGATAAAATGGCCCTGGAGAATTCCGGCCTCGCTCGCAGGATCTACGAGGACTCGGACGCCGACCGCCAGCTGCAG GGTTTCTACGAGGAAGTGGCCACGCCTCTCTTAACCGACGTCCAGCTGAAATACAGTGGTGCGGCCAACCTCACCAAGTCCAGTTTCAGCCTGTACTACAACGGCTCAGAGATCGTGGTTGCCGGTCAGATCACCGACAACAGTCTGGAGACCTTCCAAACGGAAGTCATCGGCATCTCG AAAGGCAGCAAAGTTTCGTATCATGATTCTATTTCAACAAAAGATGTCGCTGATGCGCCGCCACAAAATGAAGATGTTGTCCAGAGACTCTGGGCGTACCTTACAGTCAAACAGCTCCTGGAGTCAGA AGTGACGCTGAAAGGAGAGGAGAAAGAAGCAGCCAGAAAAAAAGCTCTGGAGCTCTCGCTCAAGTACAAGTTTGTGACCCCGCTCACGTCCATGGTGGTCACCAAGCCTCAGGAGGGAGAGACTCAGGTCGCCCACAAACCCAAAGAAGGCGAGCAGTCGCACAAACCACCTGTAAGAG ggCATCCAGGTTTTCCAGGCCTACCAGGTTTTCCAGTTCTACAAGGTCAGCCAGGTCCACAAGGTAGGCCAGGTCTACAAGGTATGCCAGGCATGCTAGGACCACCAGGACCTCCAGCACTACCAGGAATCTCTGGACACTTAGATCTACATG AGCCTGAAGCTGATGAAGTTG CTTTCGATTATGCTTGGTTCATGCCTCATCCACAGCCCGCACAGATCCCAGTACGTGCCACCACTCTGCCCATAG TGAGGAACGTGAGGTTCTTGATCTCGGCTCAGCCAAAGCCGATCTGCTACGATGCACCTGTAGGCCACAAGCTCCGCCTCCTTTTTGACCCCCTGTCAG ATTTCTCTATGAACGGCGAGCTGTCAGAAAATGGCTTTCAGTCCATTGTTATTCACTACAAAACGGTAACATTTAACATCAACCCTGTCGAGAGCCTGTACCAGGGAGAGACCAGTGTGAAGTTTATTTGGGGGCAGCAGGAGCCCAGGGAACATAATACAGACGG CGTGTCCATATTCCTAAGAGACAATGAAATCGATGTCACCATGGGTCCTGTCCGTGTTGTTTTCCTGCTGCATAAGAGAGGTGGAAATGCCTTCCTCTGGCCTGCCGTTCGACAACAACCAAATAACACTAACGTGCAAGGCATTCTGG GAAAAGCTAATCTTCAGATTGAGGAATTGTCCGAATCAAAGATCAAAATCAAAGATACCGAGGCCCAAGCATCCAG
- the LOC134301445 gene encoding inter-alpha-trypsin inhibitor heavy chain H3-like → MDPSTIRFILFSFLFVCVTAAPVNQQRDVDIYSFHINSTVTSRYAFTVITSRVANRLNESKEIHFKVKIPKNAFISRFRMTIDGKIYNGVVKEKEEAKQQYSEAVSRGESVVMVSSVGRTLEEFKTSVTVAAFSKVTFELTYEELLKRRLGQYELLINAQPMQPVADFKIDVYINERPGLSFLEVKGGLKTEDLSSAITSTQAASTQEAWVKFYPTREQQIKCCVENGLNSDLIVAYDVKRQTINGELKVSNGYFVHYFAPTDIQRIPKNVVFVIDQSGSMSGRKMEQTRSALLKILGDLSTDDYFGLITFDSEIQEWKPELLQATESNIEQARAFVRKIFALGGTDINDAVMKGVNMIKKYPREGTASILILLTDGDPTSGETNTNKIQRNIREAIGGKFPLYCLGFEYDVNFDFLDKMALENSGLARSIYEDSDADLQLQSFYEEVATPLLTSIQLNYSGAANLTRSSFILYYNGSEIVVAGRIIDLETFQMEVIAFSKGSEVLYRYSISMKDIADAPPQNEDSIQRLWAYLTVKQLLESEVTLKGEEKEAARKKALELSLKYKFVTPLTSMVVTKPRKGETQVAHKPKEGYPGIPSPQGRPGPQGLTGPQGMRGPQGMTGPQGLTGPQGMTGPQDMTGMPGPPGSPELPDFSGLSDPQEPEADEVDYSCPRPTQITVPTTTPPIDLLTVRFLISAQPKPLCYDAPVGHQLRLLVDPLVSIFLRDNEIDVAMGPVRVVFLLHKRGGNAFLWPAVRQQPKNANVQGILGKANLQIEELSELKIRIKDTEAQASRSQATDYRFSSAPAVECWLVPLRFALQGELSDHTVSHL, encoded by the exons ATGGATCCATCCACGATCAGATTTATTCTCTTCAGCTTCTTATTCGTCTGCGTCACAGCTGCCCCAGTAAACCAG CAGCGAGACGTCGACATCTACAGCTTCCACATCAATTCTACGGTGACCAGCCGCTACGCCTTCACGGTCATCACCAGCCGCGTGGCCAACCGGCTCAATGAGTCCAAAGAAATTCATTTCAAGGTTAAAATCCCCAAAAACGCTTTCATCAGCAGGTTCAGAAT GACCATAGACGGGAAGATTTATAATGGCGTGGTGAAGGAGAAGGAAGAGGCGAAGCAGCAGTACAGTGAGGCCGTGTCTCGAGGAGAAAGTGTCGTGATGGTCAG TTCAGTAGGACGGACTCTGGAGGAGTTTAAAACTTCAGTGACGGTGGCCGCTTTCAGCAAAGTGACCTTTGAACTCACCTATGAGGAGCTGCTGAAGCGTCGACTTGGTCAATACGAGCTGCTCATCAACGCTCAGCCCATGCAGCCGGTGGCAGATTTTAAG ATTGACGTTTACATAAACGAGCGTCCAGGTTTGTCCTTCCTGGAGGTGAAAGGAGGGTTGAAGACAGAAGATCTGTCCAGCGCGATCACCAGCACTCAGGCCGCGTCCACTCAAGAG GCGTGGGTGAAATTCTACCCCACTCGTGAGCAGCAGATCAAGTGTTGTGTAGAGAACGGACTGAACTCCGACCTGATCGTAGCGTACGACGTGAAGAGACAAACGATCAACGGAGAGCTGAAG GTGTCAAACGGCTACTTCGTCCACTACTTTGCACCCACGGATATTCAGCGCATCCCCAAAAATGTGGTCTTTGTGATCGACCAAAGCGGCTCCATGAGTGGAAGGAAGatggaa CAGACCCGCTCGGCACTGCTGAAGATTTTGGGAGATCTTTCTACAGACGACTATTTTGGCCTGATCACGTTTGATAGTGAGATCCAGGAGTGGAAGCCTGAACTCCTCCAGGCCACAGAGAGCAACATAGAGCAGGCGAGGGCTTTCGTAAGAAAGATTTTTGCTCTTGGAG GCACGGACATCAATGATGCAGTAATGAAAGGCGTGAATATGATCAAGAAGTACCCGAGAGAAGGTACCGCCTCCATCCTCATCCTGCTGACCGATGGAGACCCCACCTCAg gtgaaacaaacacaaacaagatTCAGAGAAATATAAGGGAAGCCATCGGGGGTAAATTCCCTCTGTACTGCTTGGGCTTCGAATACGACGTGAACTTCGATTTCCTGGATAAAATGGCCCTGGAGAATTCCGGCCTCGCTCGCAGCATCTACGAGGACTCGGACGCCGACCTCCAGCTGCAG AGTTTCTACGAGGAAGTGGCCACGCCTCTCTTAACCAGCATCCAGCTGAACTACAGTGGTGCGGCCAACCTCACCAGGTCCAGTTTCATCCTGTACTACAACGGCTCAGAGATCGTGGTGGCCGGTCGGATCATTGACCTGGAGACCTTCCAAATGGAGGTCATCGCCTTCTCG AAAGGCAGCGAAGTTTTGTATCGTTATTCTATTTCAATGAAAGACATCGCTGATGCGCCGCCACAAAACGAAGATTCTATCCAGAGACTCTGGGCGTACCTTACAGTCAAACAGCTCCTGGAGTCAGA AGTGACGCTGAAAGGAGAGGAGAAAGAAGCAGCCAGGAAAAAAGCTCTGGAGCTCTCGCTCAAGTACAAGTTTGTGACCCCGCTCACGTCCATGGTGGTCACCAAGCCTCGGAAGGGAGAGACTCAGGTCGCCCACAAACCCAAAGAAG GGTATCCAGGTATTCCAAGTCCACAAGGTAGGCCAGGTCCACAAGGTTTGACAGGTCCACAAGGTATGAGAGGTCCACAAGGTATGACAGGTCCACAAGGTTTGACAGGTCCACAAGGTATGACAGGTCCACAAGATATGACAGGCATGCCAGGACCACCAGGTTCCCCAGAACTACCTGACTTCTCTGGGTTGTCTGATCCACAAG AGCCTGAAGCTGATGAAGTTG ATTATTCTTGTCCACGGCCCACACAGATCACAGTACCTACCACCACTCCGCCCATAG ACTTGCTCACAGTGAGGTTCTTGATCTCGGCTCAGCCTAAGCCGCTCTGCTACGATGCACCTGTGGGCCACCAGCTCCGCCTCCTTGTTGACCCCCT CGTGTCCATATTCCTAAGAGACAATGAAATCGATGTCGCCATGGGTCCTGTCCGTGTTGTTTTCCTGCTGCATAAGAGAGGTGGAAATGCCTTCCTCTGGCCTGCCGTTCGACAACAACCAAAGAACGCTAACGTGCAAGGCATCCTGG gaAAAGCTAATCTTCAGATTGAGGAATTGTCCGAATTAAAGATCAGAATCAAAGATACCGAGGCCCAAGCATCCAG gAGTCAAGCCACCGACTACCGATTCTCCTCCGCTCCGGCTGTTGAGTGTTGGCTTGTACCGCTCCGGTTTGCCCTGCAGGGGGAGCTCTCTGACCACACCGTCTCACATCTGTAG